One window from the genome of Thermodesulfobacteriota bacterium encodes:
- a CDS encoding NAD-dependent epimerase/dehydratase family protein, with protein sequence MNNDKPIFITGGCGFVGRHLVRNLLEKNKSIWIVDDLSTGWHPDRWLKYKERREKNNVITYMLKNGVKVFFIRMDALSFFQQQVTRESNLVVPEFCDIYHLSSIVGGRVLIDGDPILVATDLGIDALFFVWATRNKEKFERILYASSSAAYPIHLQNVKDKPAIALAESLISFENHIGQPDMTYGWSKLTGEFLSRLAAESYGLHISCVRPFSGYGDDQDVSYPIPAIARRIARRDSPVEVWGSGKQSRDFIYIDDCIDAMFIALDNVSDGSGVNIGSGILTSFIEIIKIFAEIEGYNPKIKPILDKPIGVQSRYADITLIKSFGWKPKYSLKDGLEKVLDYAKKEIPS encoded by the coding sequence TTGTCGATGATTTATCTACGGGATGGCATCCAGATAGGTGGTTAAAATATAAAGAACGAAGAGAGAAGAACAATGTAATTACTTATATGTTAAAGAATGGGGTAAAAGTTTTTTTTATAAGGATGGACGCTTTGAGTTTTTTCCAGCAACAGGTGACACGCGAAAGTAATTTAGTTGTTCCTGAATTTTGTGATATTTACCATTTATCATCAATAGTTGGAGGTAGAGTATTAATCGATGGTGACCCTATTTTAGTAGCGACTGATCTTGGCATAGATGCTTTATTTTTTGTTTGGGCAACACGTAACAAGGAAAAATTTGAGAGAATACTATATGCGTCTTCTAGCGCTGCATATCCCATACATTTACAAAACGTGAAAGATAAGCCAGCCATTGCGCTAGCGGAGAGTCTGATAAGTTTTGAAAATCATATTGGCCAACCTGATATGACTTATGGTTGGAGTAAGTTAACTGGAGAGTTTCTAAGTAGATTGGCGGCGGAGAGCTATGGATTACATATATCTTGTGTTAGACCTTTTTCCGGATATGGGGACGATCAAGATGTGAGTTATCCCATTCCAGCAATTGCGAGACGCATAGCGAGAAGGGATTCTCCGGTAGAAGTATGGGGGTCAGGAAAACAGTCTAGAGATTTTATTTATATCGATGATTGTATCGACGCTATGTTTATCGCTTTAGACAATGTATCAGATGGTAGTGGAGTAAATATTGGGTCGGGAATATTAACATCATTTATAGAAATAATAAAAATTTTTGCAGAAATCGAAGGTTATAATCCAAAAATCAAGCCTATTTTAGATAAACCCATCGGGGTTCAGTCTAGGTATGCTGATATCACATTAATAAAGAGCTTTGGTTGGAAGCCAAAGTATTCATTAAAAGATGGTCTAGAGAAGGTTTTGGACTATGCGAAGAAAGAGATCCCATCTTAA
- a CDS encoding di-heme oxidoredictase family protein: protein SFEELEAIGAFQRFLAPPPRGEITEAVSDGEAVFEEIGCSKCHIDSLSTGANEIEALSNKDVELYSDLLLHDMGPELADGIEKGPAKGYEFRTTPLWGLRTRNFYLHDGRTDSLEEAIKLHGGEAETVIDRFSGLSQEELDSLMAFLNSL from the coding sequence CAGCTTCGAGGAGCTTGAAGCTATAGGCGCGTTTCAAAGATTTCTCGCGCCTCCGCCAAGGGGTGAGATAACGGAGGCAGTAAGTGACGGTGAAGCAGTCTTTGAAGAGATCGGATGCTCGAAATGCCATATCGATAGCCTTTCCACTGGAGCGAATGAAATTGAGGCACTGAGTAATAAAGATGTCGAATTGTATTCTGATTTGCTCCTTCATGATATGGGGCCTGAATTAGCCGACGGAATAGAAAAGGGGCCCGCCAAGGGTTATGAGTTTAGAACTACCCCCCTGTGGGGGCTTCGCACAAGAAACTTTTACCTCCATGATGGAAGGACTGATAGCCTTGAAGAGGCAATCAAACTCCACGGAGGCGAAGCAGAAACGGTGATCGATAGATTTTCAGGCCTTTCTCAAGAGGAACTCGACTCTCTTATGGCTTTTCTCAATTCCCTTTGA